ACAAATATATCGTAAACATTCTTAGTTTCGTAATTTTTTTATTAACATCTATCGGCTGTACTTCTTTTTTCTGATAAATGTAAATAGTAATCCAAAAATCAATAAAATTAGAATTGGAAGTCCGATAGTTATGAATTGGGTAAAGGTGTACTTTTCGTAAACCTTTTCTTTATCCAGTAATGGCAGTTCTACATCTTTACTTCTAATGTTAATAAGTCCTGTATCGTCCAATAAATAATTAACACAGTTCATCATGAAATCCTTGTTGTCATAAAGGTTTCCAGTTCTTTGATCGTAGCCAAGTTCAACCGGAAGCATGTTTTTGTCTAATTGGTTTCGGGCAATATCACCATCAGCAATTACAATCATTTTGGTTGGTTTTCCTTTTGGCTGGAAAGAATTGTCCTTGAAAGGCAATACACGATTTTCAAACACAGAATGGAAATTCCCTTCTAACAAAACCGAAAGCACCAGATTTCCTTTATTGGCATAATCCTGAGGAGTAGTCTGTTCTGTCACCATATTCAGATTGATCTCGGCTGGTGTTCCTATTTTTTTAGAATATAGAGAAGATTGTAATAAAACCGTTTTTTTGATTCCGTTTTTTAAAGTGTCAATCGGACTGGTAAAATCGAATTTAATGCCGCCTAAATTTTTTACAATTGGATGCTGGCTTTCAGGAACAACAATTGGAGCAAATTTCCATTTAAATTCTTGATATTGAGTTGCACTTCCTTGTTCGCCAGTTGCCAGTTTTATTGGACTGCCGTATTCATCTTTCACCAAATCAGGATTAATTCTGATTCCGTATTTGAAGAACATATCGTTTAAATTCAAATCTCTCGGATAAGCAAGTGTGGCACCAGCGTCGTTGTAAAGACTGTCCATATCGGCAGCAACTTGATCGATCATCCACAACGTTTTTCCGCCATTCATGATAAACTGATCTAGAACTTCTTTTTCTTCGTCGGTAAAAGTTTCTGTCGGTTTTGAAATAATTGCTAAATCGTATTTCTTAAGCGCATCTAAAGTTCCGTTTGGATCTTTAGCAACAGAATCTAAAGTAAACGGCCCGATATAATAACTTTCTTTGATTTGTCGTAATAACTTACCAATGTGAATTTCAGATAATTCGCCGTTTCCTTTAATGATAGCGACTTTTTTCTGTCTGTCTTTCGTTACTTTATTAATCGCATCAGCAATTGAATATTCTAAGTGTTGTATAGAACCAATAACTTTTCGGGTAGTCGAAGCCCCCATAATGTTTTTCAATAAAGGAATATTAACTTCTTTATTGTTATAAACAGCAATTGCCCAAGGAAAAACCATTGCCTGAGATTGTTTTCCTTTATCATCAACCGTAATGTTAACTGGAGTAAGTCCTTTTTGATAAAGTGATTTTATCATTTCCATACTTTCGTCTTCGTTTTCCAGCGGATTTACGAATTCGAAAACTACGTTGTTGTTATAAGCCTGAAATTCTTCCAGTAACTGTTTAGTTTCCTGTTGTAAACGTCTAAAATCGGCAGGAAGTTCACCCTGCATATAAATCTTAATCGAAAGCGGGTTTTTTACCTGTTTTAAGATTTGTAATGAAGTAGGAGATAAGGTATATCGTTTGTCTTTGGTTAAATCAAAACGGTGGAAAAATAAGCTTCCTAATACATTTAAAACAATTAAAATGAAAATTGTAATGCCTAATGTCTTTAAATTTAATTTATTAGATGCTTTCATTACGCTTTAAAAGATTTTAATTGATAAACAGTAAAAGATAAAAATAACACGCTGATACTTAAAAAGTAAATAACGTCACGAGTGTCTATAACACCTCGACTCATACTTTTAAAATGATCCTGCATTCCAAAAGCAGAAATAATGCCTGATTGTGCTGGAATTACTGATGCTATACCTTCAAAACCAAAATAGAAAATGAAGCATACAAACACGGCAATTATAAACGCAACGATTTGATTTTCTGAAAGGGTAGAAGTAAAAATCCCAATCGCCGAATAAGACGCAATTAAAAACAACAATCCAAAATAAGAACCGATTGTGCTTCCCATATCGATATTGCCTTCAGGAGAACCTAATCCGTAAATTACATACACATAAATCAAGGTTGGAATTATAGCCAGAATAATCAGTAAAAATGCTCCGAAAAATTTTCCGTTTACAATTTCCCAAACCGATAATGGTTTGGTTAAAAGAAGTTCTAGAGTTCCTTGTTTTCTTTCGTCAGAGAAACTTCTCATGGTTACGGCAGGGATTAAGAAAATTAAAATCCAAGGTGCCAATGTGAAAAACGGAGTCAGATCGGCATAACCAGTATTTAATATGTTGTAATCTCCTTCAAATATCCATAAAAAAAGTCCGTTAATGATTAAGAAAACTGCAATGACCAAATAGCCAATTGGTGAGCCAAAAAAGGATTTTATTTCTCTTAAAATGATTGATTTCATTTGTTTTTATTTTGTTTCAAGTTTTTCTTGTTTCAGGTTTCAAGTTGTTTTCTTTGTGTTTTTTAACCGCAAAGATCCCAAAGTTTTTCGCAAAGTTTGCAAAGTTTTTATTCAAAAGCTTTACGTTTTTTGCGGTTAAATTAGTTTTCAAATATTAATTTAAACTAACCAATTTATCAACGCTCCAAGCTTCTGGTTTTGCATTGAATAATTTCTTTGTGAAATCCCAAACCGTATTAAAAAGTTCTGATTGTCTGTACTTTTCCAAATCCTCTTCGGTTTCCCAGTAGCTGTAAGTAAAGAAAATGCATTTGTTATTTTTATCTTGATATAATTCTAAAAAACGATTTCCTTCTGCATTTCGTATTTTGTGTTTTACAGATTCAAAATTCTCCAGAAAATCAGAAATTTTATCTTCATGAAAACTCATTTTTACTATTCTTACGAACATAGTGTTATTCTTAGATTGTTGATTTTGGACTTTAGATTTTTCTAAAGTCTTACAGGTGCGCAAAAATACCAAATTTGATTGTTGTTTTTATAAAAAAGTAAAAATCCAATAAAGAAATTCCAAATTTCAAATTTTAAAGTTTTCAAATCTAAAATCTGATATCTAAAATCTAAAATTTTTCTAAGAAAATTTAATAGTAATCACATCACGATAGTTCAATCCTAATAAACTATTGGCAGAACCTACTTTTGAAGGATTGCTTCTGAAAATAGCGATTTCAAGAAATCCTGCTTCGTTAAAAATAGCCAGTTTTTCACCTTCATAAGTTTTAATCGGATATTTATCTGAAGTGGCAATAGCCGAATAATTTGGCAGAATGGTTTTGATGCTTTTTGGTTTCATGACAATTTCATATGGACGGCCACGAGAAATTTCCAGAAATTGCTTTTTCGAAATATTCGTTACTACGTTTCCAAAATGATCAATATAAATAACATATCCTTTTATCGAATTTCCATCATCGGCTACAACAGACTGTAATTCTGTTGCTTCTTTTACAGATGGGATTTCTTTTCCAATAACATTCAATAAACCGCCCTTTGCCAAATGACAAGCTACTTGAATAAAAATATCCAAATCAGTTGATTCTATTGGGAAACGATCGTGAATATTTATGGCAACAATTTTCTGCGGAACTATCTTCTGCGTAAGCATACTCAAAATTCCGTTATCGGCACAAATAAAGTAGTGGTCATTCCACTGCATGGCGATATGCTGGTTCTCTTTATTGCGTTCAATATCGACTCCAATTAGATGCACTGTTCCTTTTGGAAAACTTAAATAAGAAGCACCAATTACATAACTGGCTTCTGCTGTATTAAACGGATCAATATCGTGAGAAATGTCAATGATTTGAGCCTCTGAATATTCAGATAAAATTTTACCCTTTAGCGAACCCACAAAGTGATCCTTCAAGCCGTAGTCTGTAGTAAGGGTAATTATTGACATAATTTTGTTTATAACTATTGATAGTATTTAAATCTAATTTTCATTAAATTTGAGAAATGCAAAGCTAATAATAGTAAACACAAATTGAAAGAAAGAAAAGACAATTTGTGTTTTTTAGGGCTAAGCAGCTCATATAGCAGTTTCTGTTGTTGTTTTGAATCATAAGTCTCTGTTTTCGGTTTACAAAATGTAGAGAAAACGACAATGCTGTGACAAAAACACTGAATACTGCGATTAAAAAGTACCCGACAGTCAATTATATAATAACTGAATTAATTTAATTTAAAACTACTTCATTTGAACGAAAGAATAATCGAGCTAATAGACATCGCTCCTAAAGAGTTTTGGGGCGCTCAAGACAGCCATTTAGAAATTATTAAAAAGTATTACCCAAAGCTTAAAATCGTAGCGCGAGGGACCACTTTGAAAGCATTTGGCGAAAAAGAAGTCTTAGACGAATTCGAAAAAAGATTTCAAAGATTAATGCTCCATTTTACCCGATATAACAATATTGATGATAATGTAATTGAACGAGTAATAATGAGTGATGGTCAGGATGAAAAAAGAGCATACGATCATGACAAAATATTAGTTCACGGGGTTGGCGGTAAAATTGTAAAAGCGATGACGCCAAACCAGCAGTTACTGGTTGACACAATCAAAAAGAATGATATGGTTTTTGCGGTAGGACCAGCTGGAACTGGAAAAACGTACACGGGTGTCGCAATGGCTGTAAAAATGCTGAAGGATAAAGAAGTAAAACGAATCATATTAACACGTCCGGCTGTTGAAGCAGGAGAAAATCTTGGATTTTTACCGGGTGATATGAAAGAAAAACTAGATCCTTATATGCAGCCGCTTTATGATGCATTACGCGATATGATCCCGAATGAAAAACTAGAAGATTACATCCTGAAAGGAATTATTCAGATTGCTCCTTTGGCTTTTATGCGCGGACGTACACTTGACAATGCATTTGTAATTCTTGACGAGGCTCAAAATACCACGCATTCACAGATGAAAATGTTCCTTACTCGTATGGGAAAAAATGCCAAATTTATGATTACTGGTGATCCAGGACAGGTCGATTTACCACGCCGAACGATTTCTGGTCTTAAAGAAGCTCTTTTGGTTCTAAAAGACATTGAAGGAATTGGAATTATTTATCTTGATGATAAAGATATTGTACGCCACAGATTGGTTAAAAAGGTAATCGATGCGTATAAGCAGATAGAAAATCACGATTAATAATATTTAGTCAAATGTTAAATGTAAATCGTGAATTGTGTTTTAACATTTATTAATATTCGTTTTATTTAGTTTCTTTTTGGAAATAAATAAAACGAATATTTTTTTGATAGAATTCAAAGTGAAGAATTGCAAAATGAGAATTAAAAAAATTGTATTGTTGTTTAATCAAATAGTTAAATAAATAATAAACTTACAATATTTCGACTTTCCGAAGATTGTAATCTTTGGTCTTCCGAGCTTAAAACCGTAAATTTGCAATCATACCAATTTGATTATTAATATGACAAAACTTAAAAATATGAAAGTGGTGGTAAGTGATCTTGACGGAACCTTACTCAACCCTTCGCACAGAATATCCGATTATACTAAATCCGTATTTCAAGAACTTCACAACCAAAATTATCTTATTGTTGTAGCAACAGGACGTCATCATCTTGATGCGGCGGCAATTATAGAAACGCTTGAAGTTCCGGTTTACTTAGTCAGTTCAAACGGTGCAAGAATTCATTCACCAGAAAAAGAAGAACTTTTCGCTTTCAACTTAAACAGCGACATAGTAAAAGCGGCTTTAAATGTTGAAATTGATCCCGAAATTACAGTCGTTTTATTTAAAGAAAACGTTTGGCAGACCAACAGAATTAACGAAAGATTAAATGCTTTTCAGCATGAATTAAAATACAAACCAGAATTAGTTGATTATAAAACGTTAGAAGATTTTGGTGCGATTAAAATTTTCTTTTCATGCGAAGATCATGAAAAATTAGTAAAACTAAAAGATGCTATTTTGGCAAATTCTTCAGAACATTTACATCATGCTTTCAGTCTTCCAACTTGCTTGGAATTTATGGATAAATCTATCGATAAAGCTGTTGCAATTGAAAGAGTTTTAGAAAGAGAAGGTTTTACATTGTCTGAAGCCGTTTCTTTTGGAGACGGATTTAATGACGTACAAATGTTATCGGCGTCAGGAAAAGGTTTAATTATGGGAAATGCTCCTGCGATTTTAAAAGAAACGCTGCCTGACTTAGAAGTAATTAAAACCAATGCAGAAGATGGTGTTGCGAAATATATTGCTTCAAAAATTTTAGACAAAGAATTAGCTGCGGGCTGATTTCCGATTTATAATTCAAAAAAATAGAAATCCCTGAATAATTGTTTGGGGATTTTTTATTTAGGATTCTTAAAAATTTCATGGTGTAACTCTCTGAAATAATTTTAAATTTGCATTCATAAAAAACAACACAACTAAAAATGAGCAATACAATCACAACCACAAATTTTAATTTCCCGAATCAGAAATCAGTTTACCGCGGAAAAGTGAGAGAAGTTTATAACATTAACGATGAACTTTTGGTAATGGTAGCAACTGACAGACTTTCGGCATTTGATGTGGTTTTACCAAAAGGAATTCCATACAAAGGACAAATCTTAAATCAGATTGCGACTAAATTCATGGAATTAACGGAGGATATTGTTCCGAATTGGCTGATTGCAACTCCAGATCCAAATGTTGCTGTTGGACATTTATGCGAGCCTTTTAAAGTAGAAATGGTAATTCGTGGTTATGTTTCTGGACACGCTGCTCGTGAATATGCAGCCGGAAAAAGACAACTTTGCGGAGTTACTATGGCTGAAGGTTTAAAAGAAAACGATAAATTTCCAGAACCAATTATTACACCAACAACAAAAGCAGATAATGGATCTCATGACGAAGATATTTCTCGTGAAGATATTTTAGCAAAAGGAATTGTTTCTGAAGAAGATTATTTAATTCTTGAGAAATATACTCGTGCTTTATTCCAAAGAGGAACTGAAATCGCTGCTGAACGTGGTTTAATTTTAGTAGATACTAAATATGAATTTGGAAAAACAAAAGACGGTGTTATTGTTTTAATTGATGAAATTCATACTCCTGATTCTTCTCGTTATTTTTATGCTGAAGGATATGCCGAAAGACAAGCAAAAGGTGAGGAGCAAAAACAATTATCGAAAGAATTTGTTCGCCGCTGGTTAATCGAAAATGGTTTTCAAGGAAAAGAAGGACAGCAGATTCCAGAAATGACTGATGAATATATTGAATCAGTTTCTGAAAGATATATCGAATTATATGAAAATATCATTGGCGAAAAATTTGTAAAGGCTGATATTGATAATATTGACCAACGTATTGATAAAAACGTATTAGAATACCTTTCATCAAAATAGTACTTTTCGGGTTTAAACTAACTATTTAAACCATGAATTTTATAACAACTAAAAAAAGTGCCCTGCTATTGTGTATCACAGCAGGGCATTTTCTTTTGGCGCAAATTGATAAAAAAGCGACAAAAGAAACCCAGAATCTATATCATAATCTTAAAATCGTTTCAAAAAAACACATTTTGTTTGGACATCAGCATGCTTTGGAATACGGGCATGGTTGGTCTAATGAACCTAATAAATCAGATGTAAAATTAGTGACCGGTTCGCATCCTGCAGTTGTGGGAATTGATTTCAGTGATTTTTCTGGACGTTCAAAAGAAGAAATTGAAAAAGCCCAAAAAACTTTAAAACAAAATGTTATAGATACGTATGAACGCGGCGGCATAATTACGGTTTCATGGCATTTTAATAATCCTGCTTCTGGAGGCGGATTTTACTGGAAAGATTCGATTTCGGTGGCAGCCATGTCATTGATTAAAAAAGGTGGTTCTCATCATGAGCAATACAAAGAAATTTTGAAAACAATTGCCGATTTTGCTCATTCTGTAAAAGCCAAAGACGGAAAATTAGCCCCGATGATTTTTAGACCATTTCACGAATTTGATGGAGATTGGTTTTGGTGGGGAAAAAAATATACGTCACGTGAGGATTTTATAGAAGTCTGGCGATTTACAGTTTCCTATTTAAAAAACGAATTAGGGGTTCATAATTTCATTTATGCCTTTTCTCCTGATAATAGATTTAATTCAGAAGAAGAATATCTAGAACGTTATCCCGGAGATGATTATGTCGATTTGTTTGGGATAGATAATTATGGCGATTTTGGACGCGACGGAAATTACAATTTAGAAGCAGGTGTAAAGAAACTTACAATTATTTCTGATGTAGCTGTCAAAAAGAACAAACTGGCTGCATTTACCGAAACTGGTTTAGAATCAATACCAAATCCAGAATGGTGGACAGAAGTTCTTTTAAAATCTCTTAAACAAGATAAAATAAAATTATGTTACGTTTTAGTCTGGAGAAATGATAAAACGAGTTCAACACATTATTATGCACCATTTCCTGGACAAATAAGTGCTCCAAATTTTATCAAATTTTATAATGACGACTATACATTGTTTGAAGCAGACTTAAAGAATGTTTATCAAAAGAAATTGAAATATTAAATCATCATTAATGTTAAAATAATTCAACTACCACGTTTTTGTTTCGTATTTTTCTTACTATTTTTAAATTTATCAAAATAATTTATTTTAATGATAAATTCACATTTTGGAGGCTAAAATTTTAACATTAATGAAAATTTTCTGCCTTTTTTATATATCATAATGTTATGACGTTAAAACATTACAAGATTAGCCGTTATTTTTTCTAAAAAATAAAGATCAAAAAATGAAAAAATATTCTGTTTCGTGTAACATTTCTACATTTGTGGCGTCTTTTATATAGAATCACGATTTTTTGACATCAATATTTTTAATCCATTAATATAACGTTAAGAATTAGTTAAAACATGGTAGCTTGTAATGCATAATACCAAATTTTAATTTACATTTGTCAGGAATTTAAAATTCAAAATCAATCAAAATAAGTATCAATCAATTAAACAACCCAATCATTATGAAAAAGTCAGTTATTTTTTTAGGAGCAGCTTTATTAGCATTCGCAAATGTTTCTATCGCTTCAAACAGCACAGCTGTTAAAAATCAAGTTGCAGTATCAGCTGTATACGATGAAGGAACACCACTTGTAGTTGCAGTAA
This is a stretch of genomic DNA from Flavobacterium endoglycinae. It encodes these proteins:
- the gldG gene encoding gliding motility-associated ABC transporter substrate-binding protein GldG, with product MKASNKLNLKTLGITIFILIVLNVLGSLFFHRFDLTKDKRYTLSPTSLQILKQVKNPLSIKIYMQGELPADFRRLQQETKQLLEEFQAYNNNVVFEFVNPLENEDESMEMIKSLYQKGLTPVNITVDDKGKQSQAMVFPWAIAVYNNKEVNIPLLKNIMGASTTRKVIGSIQHLEYSIADAINKVTKDRQKKVAIIKGNGELSEIHIGKLLRQIKESYYIGPFTLDSVAKDPNGTLDALKKYDLAIISKPTETFTDEEKEVLDQFIMNGGKTLWMIDQVAADMDSLYNDAGATLAYPRDLNLNDMFFKYGIRINPDLVKDEYGSPIKLATGEQGSATQYQEFKWKFAPIVVPESQHPIVKNLGGIKFDFTSPIDTLKNGIKKTVLLQSSLYSKKIGTPAEINLNMVTEQTTPQDYANKGNLVLSVLLEGNFHSVFENRVLPFKDNSFQPKGKPTKMIVIADGDIARNQLDKNMLPVELGYDQRTGNLYDNKDFMMNCVNYLLDDTGLINIRSKDVELPLLDKEKVYEKYTFTQFITIGLPILILLIFGLLFTFIRKKKYSR
- the gldF gene encoding gliding motility-associated ABC transporter permease subunit GldF, translated to MKSIILREIKSFFGSPIGYLVIAVFLIINGLFLWIFEGDYNILNTGYADLTPFFTLAPWILIFLIPAVTMRSFSDERKQGTLELLLTKPLSVWEIVNGKFFGAFLLIILAIIPTLIYVYVIYGLGSPEGNIDMGSTIGSYFGLLFLIASYSAIGIFTSTLSENQIVAFIIAVFVCFIFYFGFEGIASVIPAQSGIISAFGMQDHFKSMSRGVIDTRDVIYFLSISVLFLSFTVYQLKSFKA
- a CDS encoding putative quinol monooxygenase, with amino-acid sequence MFVRIVKMSFHEDKISDFLENFESVKHKIRNAEGNRFLELYQDKNNKCIFFTYSYWETEEDLEKYRQSELFNTVWDFTKKLFNAKPEAWSVDKLVSLN
- a CDS encoding SAM hydrolase/SAM-dependent halogenase family protein; this encodes MSIITLTTDYGLKDHFVGSLKGKILSEYSEAQIIDISHDIDPFNTAEASYVIGASYLSFPKGTVHLIGVDIERNKENQHIAMQWNDHYFICADNGILSMLTQKIVPQKIVAINIHDRFPIESTDLDIFIQVACHLAKGGLLNVIGKEIPSVKEATELQSVVADDGNSIKGYVIYIDHFGNVVTNISKKQFLEISRGRPYEIVMKPKSIKTILPNYSAIATSDKYPIKTYEGEKLAIFNEAGFLEIAIFRSNPSKVGSANSLLGLNYRDVITIKFS
- a CDS encoding PhoH family protein, which translates into the protein MNERIIELIDIAPKEFWGAQDSHLEIIKKYYPKLKIVARGTTLKAFGEKEVLDEFEKRFQRLMLHFTRYNNIDDNVIERVIMSDGQDEKRAYDHDKILVHGVGGKIVKAMTPNQQLLVDTIKKNDMVFAVGPAGTGKTYTGVAMAVKMLKDKEVKRIILTRPAVEAGENLGFLPGDMKEKLDPYMQPLYDALRDMIPNEKLEDYILKGIIQIAPLAFMRGRTLDNAFVILDEAQNTTHSQMKMFLTRMGKNAKFMITGDPGQVDLPRRTISGLKEALLVLKDIEGIGIIYLDDKDIVRHRLVKKVIDAYKQIENHD
- a CDS encoding Cof-type HAD-IIB family hydrolase — encoded protein: MTKLKNMKVVVSDLDGTLLNPSHRISDYTKSVFQELHNQNYLIVVATGRHHLDAAAIIETLEVPVYLVSSNGARIHSPEKEELFAFNLNSDIVKAALNVEIDPEITVVLFKENVWQTNRINERLNAFQHELKYKPELVDYKTLEDFGAIKIFFSCEDHEKLVKLKDAILANSSEHLHHAFSLPTCLEFMDKSIDKAVAIERVLEREGFTLSEAVSFGDGFNDVQMLSASGKGLIMGNAPAILKETLPDLEVIKTNAEDGVAKYIASKILDKELAAG
- a CDS encoding phosphoribosylaminoimidazolesuccinocarboxamide synthase, producing MSNTITTTNFNFPNQKSVYRGKVREVYNINDELLVMVATDRLSAFDVVLPKGIPYKGQILNQIATKFMELTEDIVPNWLIATPDPNVAVGHLCEPFKVEMVIRGYVSGHAAREYAAGKRQLCGVTMAEGLKENDKFPEPIITPTTKADNGSHDEDISREDILAKGIVSEEDYLILEKYTRALFQRGTEIAAERGLILVDTKYEFGKTKDGVIVLIDEIHTPDSSRYFYAEGYAERQAKGEEQKQLSKEFVRRWLIENGFQGKEGQQIPEMTDEYIESVSERYIELYENIIGEKFVKADIDNIDQRIDKNVLEYLSSK
- a CDS encoding glycoside hydrolase family 26 protein — protein: MNFITTKKSALLLCITAGHFLLAQIDKKATKETQNLYHNLKIVSKKHILFGHQHALEYGHGWSNEPNKSDVKLVTGSHPAVVGIDFSDFSGRSKEEIEKAQKTLKQNVIDTYERGGIITVSWHFNNPASGGGFYWKDSISVAAMSLIKKGGSHHEQYKEILKTIADFAHSVKAKDGKLAPMIFRPFHEFDGDWFWWGKKYTSREDFIEVWRFTVSYLKNELGVHNFIYAFSPDNRFNSEEEYLERYPGDDYVDLFGIDNYGDFGRDGNYNLEAGVKKLTIISDVAVKKNKLAAFTETGLESIPNPEWWTEVLLKSLKQDKIKLCYVLVWRNDKTSSTHYYAPFPGQISAPNFIKFYNDDYTLFEADLKNVYQKKLKY